In the genome of Abyssalbus ytuae, the window GAGCGCAAATGGTTAAAGAAGTTGCTTCAAAAACCAACGATCAGGCTGGTGACGGTACTACTACCGCTACCGTTTTAGCTCAGGCTATCGTGAAAGAAGGTCTTAAAAATGTAGCTGCCGGCGCAAACCCAATGGATTTAAAAAGAGGTATCGACAAAGCGGTTGATGCGATTGTTGCCGACCTTGAAAAACAAGCTAAAAAAGTAGGTAATGCTACCGAAAAAATTAAACAAGTAGCTTCAATTTCTTCTAATAATGACGAAACAATTGGCGATTTGATTGCACAAGCTTTTGAAAAAGTTGGTAAAGAAGGTGTAATTACCGTAGAAGAAGCAAAAGGTACCGATACTTACGTAGATGTGGTAGAAGGAATGCAGTTTGACAGAGGTTATCTTTCTCCTTATTTTGTAACCGATACGGACAAAATGATTGCAGAACTTGACAATCCTTATATTTTACTTTTTGACAAAAAAATATCTAACCTTCAGGAAATTTTACCTATCCTGGAACCTGTGGCTCAATCAGGAAGGCCCCTTTTAATTATTGCTGAAGATGTTGAAGGTCAGGCATTGGCAACTTTAGTGGTTAATAAACTCAGAGGAGGGTTAAAAATTGCTGCCGTTAAAGCTCCCGGTTTTGGAGACAGACGTAAAGCAATGTTAGAGGATATTGCCATTCTCACAGGTGGTACCGTTATTTCTGAAGAAAGAGGTTTCTCGCTGGAAAACACTTCGTTAGACATGCTTGGAACTGCCGAAACCGTAACTATCGATAAAGATAATACTACCATAGTTAACGGATCGGGTAATGCAGATGATATTAAAGGAAGGGTTAACCAGATAAAATCTCAAATTGAGACTACTACTTCGGATTATGACAAAGAAAAACTTCAGGAGCGTTTAGCTAAACTTGCTGGCGGAGTTGCAGTATTATACGTAGGTGCAGCATCTGAAGTAGAAATGAAAGAGAAAAAAGACAGGGTAGACGATGCCCTGCACGCTACACGTGCTGCGGTAGAAGAAGGTATTGTTGCAGGTGGTGGAGTTGCTTTGGTCAGAGCTAAAACCGTGCTGGAAAAATTAACTACTGATTCTCTTGATGAAACTACAGGTGTTCAAATAGTAGCTAAAGCAATTGAATCTCCTTTAAGAACTATTGTAGAGAATGCCGGAGGTGAAGGTTCTGTTGTTATTGCAAAAGTAATTGAAGGGAAAAACGACTTTGGTTATGATGCAAAAGCTGATCAATATGTTGATATGCTTAAAGCAGGGATTATAGATCCTAAAAAAGTAACCCGCATAGCGTTAGAAAATGCCGCTTCTGTAGCCGGTATGATTTTAACTACCGAGTGTGCTTTAATAGACATTAAAGAAGATACTCCTGCTGCTATGCCTCCAATGGGAGGTGGCGGAATGCCGGGAATGATGTAATATAGCATAATTTTATGCTTAAAAGAGGCTGCTTTTGAAGGCAGCCTCTTTTATTTTTCAGAGACACTATATTTTAAAAAGAGTGCAGGTTAAAGGTGCTTAATGTATATTAACCACCCCTTCTTCAATTAATTTTGTTTCATTCATACTGTTTTTATCATCCATATGATAATATCTCAATTCATGTTCTTTTTGACGAGGAGAACTAAAACAGGAAACACGTTTTAAGTATCCTATAACTCTTGTACCATAGTCAACATTTTTTGAACTGCATTTACTACATTTCTGAAGAGTTTTTTTATCTATATGACCACAACTGTTACAAATTGTTATTTTAATATTGAAACAAAAATAATTGCATCCGGCTAAAGCGGTTGCTTGTATTAATTTTAAAAATGCTTCCTTATTTGGTGCTTCTTCGAGGTTAATATGCAATGCAGATCCGCCATCTAAATATTTAATTATTTCTTCACCATGTAGTATTATTTTATCTAAAATATTAAGG includes:
- the groL gene encoding chaperonin GroEL (60 kDa chaperone family; promotes refolding of misfolded polypeptides especially under stressful conditions; forms two stacked rings of heptamers to form a barrel-shaped 14mer; ends can be capped by GroES; misfolded proteins enter the barrel where they are refolded when GroES binds) translates to MAKDIKFDIDARDGLKRGVDKLAEAVKVTLGPKGRNVIISKSFGAPQVTKDGVSVAKEIELENELENMGAQMVKEVASKTNDQAGDGTTTATVLAQAIVKEGLKNVAAGANPMDLKRGIDKAVDAIVADLEKQAKKVGNATEKIKQVASISSNNDETIGDLIAQAFEKVGKEGVITVEEAKGTDTYVDVVEGMQFDRGYLSPYFVTDTDKMIAELDNPYILLFDKKISNLQEILPILEPVAQSGRPLLIIAEDVEGQALATLVVNKLRGGLKIAAVKAPGFGDRRKAMLEDIAILTGGTVISEERGFSLENTSLDMLGTAETVTIDKDNTTIVNGSGNADDIKGRVNQIKSQIETTTSDYDKEKLQERLAKLAGGVAVLYVGAASEVEMKEKKDRVDDALHATRAAVEEGIVAGGGVALVRAKTVLEKLTTDSLDETTGVQIVAKAIESPLRTIVENAGGEGSVVIAKVIEGKNDFGYDAKADQYVDMLKAGIIDPKKVTRIALENAASVAGMILTTECALIDIKEDTPAAMPPMGGGGMPGMM